The DNA region AATCTCAAAATAATAATTTAATAATTAGGAGATTTATTATGAATAGTGAAGTATCTGATAGAAGTTGGGTTGTAACTTTACTTTTAGCAATATTTTTGCCAGTGCATAGATTTTATGTTGGAAAAGTAGGTACTGGAATATTATATTGGCTCACTGTAGGCGGATTTGGAATATGGTATATAGTTGATATAGTTTTAATATTGTTAGATATTTTTACAGATAAAGAAGGAAGAAAATTAAGAAAATAAATCTTAATACGAAATAAAAAACCTCTAGCAAAACTAATTACTAGAGGTTTTTATTTTTATATAAAATTATTTTTATTTCCAAGTAGGTAAATAAGAACCTTTAAAATTCTCATTATAAACTTTCTCTACTATTTCAGACTGATAAGCAGCAACAACCTTTTTATATAATTCATTATCTTTATCAGCAGTTCTAGCAGCAATTAAATTAACAAAAGATTTAGTGCTATATATTGCAGGGTCATCTTTGAAAATATAATCAGAACCAGGATTAAGACCAAAATCTATAGCATAGTTTCCGTTTATAACCGCACAAGCAACATCAGGAAGCAAACTATAAATACTACCCGCATCAACTTCTACAATCTCTAAATTTAAAGGATTTTCTACTATATCAGCAACACTAGGAGAATCGCCTGCTTCTTCTCTTACTTTTATTAAACCAGCAGCCTCTAAAACCTTTAAAGCTCTTCCTCCATTTGATGGGTCATTAGGTATAGCTACTTTATCACCTTTTTTAACTTCTTTTACATCTGTAATATTTGTAGAATAAATATTCATAGCAGATATATAAGTGTCAGCAATAGCAGTTAAATCATAACCTTTATTAGATACCTCATCATTAAAATAAGCATAATGCTGAAAAGCGTTCAAATCAATCTCACCATCATTTAAAGCTTGATTTGGTATAGTGTAATCAGCAAAAGAAACTAATTCTACTTTAATGCCATCTTCTGCTAACTTTTCTACTATTGGATTCCAAATTTGATAATCAGACTCTCCTGCAAATCCAACTTTTACTATATTGTTATTTGCACTAGATTTTCCGCCGCATGCACTAAAAGTGAAAATTAATGCTGCAAAAGCTGCAACTAATAAAATTTTCTTCATTTATTAACTCCTTATTAAAATTTTTAAAAATTTATTAAATAATTATTTTTATTTCCAAGCAGGTATATAAGCTCCCTTAAAATCTTCAGCATAAACTTTTTCTACTTCAGCAGATTGATAAGCCTCTACTACCCTCTTATAAATCTCATTATCCTTATCAGAAGCCCTTGAAGCTATTAAGTTTATATACATATTATTGTCATAATTTTTAGGGTCATCTCTAAATATATAATCAGCACCCGGATTAAGACCAAAATCTAAAGCATAATTACAATTAATAACCGCACAAGCAACATCAGGAAGCAAACTATATAAACTGCCCGCATCAACCTCTATAATCTCTAAATTTAAAGGATTTTCTATATCATTAACTGTAGGATTGTCTGGAGCATTATCTTTTAACTTTATTAAACCAGCAGCCTCTAATACTTTTAAAGCCCTTCCGCCATTAGCAGGGTCATTAGGTATAGCAACTTTATCTCCATTTTTAACCTCATTAACATTTGTAATATTATGAGAATAAATATTCATAGCAGATATATAAGTAACACCCAATATAGCTAAATCATAACCTTTAGTATTAACTTCATTGCTGTAATATGCATGGTGCTGAAAAGCATCTAAATCTATATCGCCGTCATTTAATGCCTGATTTGGTATAGTATAATCAGCAAAAGAAACTAATTCTACTTTAATGCCTTCGTTTAATAATTTCTCTTGTACAGGCTTCCATATAGTTCTGTCAGATTCACCAACATGCCCTATCTTTACTGTGATTAAATCTTTTTTATTATCATTATTTCCGCCGCAAGAAGCTAAAAACAATGAAAAACATAATAATAATAAAACCTTTTTCATTATATATCATTCCCCTTTATAAATAATTTAATTTTTTAAACAATTTAAATATTTTAGACAATAAAATAAATATTTTTTATCACATGGTAAGCGATAATTTATAATTTTTAGTCATAGTATCACAAGAAGCATCAAAAAGTTTTTTCTCTTCTTCATTCATTTTAAGTTCAATTATCTCTTCAATTCCATTAGCTCCGAGAACTGCAGGCACAGAAGCATAAACATCTTTTTGACCATACTCACCATTAAGATAAACTGAAACAGGCAAAACTCTATGCTCATCAGAAAGTATAGCCCTAGCAACCTCAGCAAGTGAAGTTCCTATTCCAAACTCGGTAGAACCTTTACCTAGTAAAACGTCCCAACCGCCTCTTCTTCCTTTATCAGCTAATTCATTTAAATCTAGTTTAGCATATTTATCCTTGCCTTCTTTCATAAGCTCAAACAAAGGCTTTCCTGCTATAGTTACACAAGACCAAGCAACCATTTGGCTTTCACCATGCTCGCCTAATGCATAAGCATATACAGATTTTTGATCAACATTTATAGCCTCAGATATAGCACGTCTTAATCTTGCAGAATCTAATGTTGTGCTTGTAGATATTATTCTTTTAGTGTCATAATTTAACTTATTTTGTAAATAATGAGTAATAACATCAGCAGGATTAGAAATATTAATTATAATTCCATTAAACTTAGTCTTTTTAATATTAGCTACTATATCTTTCATAACTTCTACAGTAGCTCCCAAAGTATCCATTCTAGTTTGATTTTCTTTAGGTAAAGGTCCGGCACATACAACCATCAAATCAGCATCATCAATATCGCTGTAATCTCCAGCTTTAACTTCAACTCTATGAGGAAGATAAACAGTAGAATCAAATATATCAAGAGCCTGAGCAAAAGCCTTTTTCTTGTCTATATCAATATAAACAATATTTTCAACCAATCCCTGAGCAGATAAAGCATATCCAACATGTGAACCTACATGACCTGCACCTATAATAACTACTTTTCTATTTTTAATCATAAAAAAATCCTTTATAAAATATAACTTTACAAAAATTAATGGCTTGCTTTTTTTACTATAAAATTACCAAGTGCCTGTATTAATCCAACAAGTATTACAAGAAGTATCACAGAAACATATATAATATCTAATTTATTTCTGTAGTATCCAGACTGTATAGCATAAGTACCAAGCCCGCCAGCCCCAACAGCACCAGCCATAGCAGTAAGCCCTATTAAACTAATAGCAGTAATTGTAGTTCCTCTTGCTATAGGGGCAATACTCTCTTTTAAATAAACTCTAAATATTATAGCTATAGGAGAAGAGCCCATAGATTGAGCAGCCTCTACTAAACCAGGATTTACCTCAGATAAAGCACTCTCCATCTGTCTAGCAAAAAAAGGAACTGTACCAAAAATTAAAGGTAATATAGCTCCCTTTACACCAATAGCAGTACCCATT from Brachyspira pilosicoli P43/6/78 includes:
- a CDS encoding TM2 domain-containing protein, encoding MNSEVSDRSWVVTLLLAIFLPVHRFYVGKVGTGILYWLTVGGFGIWYIVDIVLILLDIFTDKEGRKLRK
- a CDS encoding MetQ/NlpA family ABC transporter substrate-binding protein — its product is MKKILLVAAFAALIFTFSACGGKSSANNNIVKVGFAGESDYQIWNPIVEKLAEDGIKVELVSFADYTIPNQALNDGEIDLNAFQHYAYFNDEVSNKGYDLTAIADTYISAMNIYSTNITDVKEVKKGDKVAIPNDPSNGGRALKVLEAAGLIKVREEAGDSPSVADIVENPLNLEIVEVDAGSIYSLLPDVACAVINGNYAIDFGLNPGSDYIFKDDPAIYSTKSFVNLIAARTADKDNELYKKVVAAYQSEIVEKVYNENFKGSYLPTWK
- a CDS encoding MetQ/NlpA family ABC transporter substrate-binding protein, producing MKKVLLLLCFSLFLASCGGNNDNKKDLITVKIGHVGESDRTIWKPVQEKLLNEGIKVELVSFADYTIPNQALNDGDIDLDAFQHHAYYSNEVNTKGYDLAILGVTYISAMNIYSHNITNVNEVKNGDKVAIPNDPANGGRALKVLEAAGLIKLKDNAPDNPTVNDIENPLNLEIIEVDAGSLYSLLPDVACAVINCNYALDFGLNPGADYIFRDDPKNYDNNMYINLIASRASDKDNEIYKRVVEAYQSAEVEKVYAEDFKGAYIPAWK
- a CDS encoding L-lactate dehydrogenase; translation: MIKNRKVVIIGAGHVGSHVGYALSAQGLVENIVYIDIDKKKAFAQALDIFDSTVYLPHRVEVKAGDYSDIDDADLMVVCAGPLPKENQTRMDTLGATVEVMKDIVANIKKTKFNGIIINISNPADVITHYLQNKLNYDTKRIISTSTTLDSARLRRAISEAINVDQKSVYAYALGEHGESQMVAWSCVTIAGKPLFELMKEGKDKYAKLDLNELADKGRRGGWDVLLGKGSTEFGIGTSLAEVARAILSDEHRVLPVSVYLNGEYGQKDVYASVPAVLGANGIEEIIELKMNEEEKKLFDASCDTMTKNYKLSLTM
- a CDS encoding methionine ABC transporter permease; amino-acid sequence: MLEFLNKLIPNVMNDLPKLYDSIIQTFIMLLYSGVISFFVGGFLGILLIVTKRYGIMQNVIIYEVLSKVINFFRAIPFIILLAMLVPLTRFIMGTAIGVKGAILPLIFGTVPFFARQMESALSEVNPGLVEAAQSMGSSPIAIIFRVYLKESIAPIARGTTITAISLIGLTAMAGAVGAGGLGTYAIQSGYYRNKLDIIYVSVILLVILVGLIQALGNFIVKKASH